The Desulfurobacteriaceae bacterium genome segment CGCTTCTTAAAACAAACGGAAGCGTTAAGGTGATAACACTTTCTCCCAAGTTTGAGGAAAAGCTTAAGAACTCAATAATTCAGACTGAAGAGGGTTACCGTATAACTCTTTCTCCGACAGAAATCAAAAAGCTTGTGAATGAAATAAACCAATTAATACCGCGCTTTCTGGAAGAAAACGCCATACCTGTCCTTTTAACTTCTCCCGAGCTTAGGCGATTTGTGGCTAATATAATAGCTAGACATATACCTTCTTTAAAGGTTATTGCCTACGATGAACTTGCAGATAACGTAAAAGTTCAATCCTTAGGAGTAGTTGGAAATTGAAAGTAAAAACTTACAAAGGAAAAAGTCTTACCGGGATTATAGAACAGCTTAACAAAGCGTTTGGTAACTCCTATGCCATTTTGTCGGTTAACCATAGGTGGAGGTGGAAGTTCTTTATTTTCCCAAGCCGCGAAGTTGAAGTTGTTGTAGGAATTGAAGAGAAAAAAGAAAAAAGTGTTCAAGAATTCGCCCAAGAACCTCTGATTCAGGTAGCAAACTATGAACCACTAGAAAGAATAATTGAAAACTTTCTGGCAAGCTTTAAAAAACCCCCTCCTGTAGGTGAAGGAAAAGCTTTGGTGTTCTTCGGTCCAACCGGTAGCGGGAAAACCACCCATATAGGAAAAACTTACATAGACCTTGTAAGTAGCGGCTTAAAGGACATTGCGGTTATGAGCTGTGATACTTTTAGGCTCGGAGCTATAGAACAACTCAAGATATTCTGCGGAGTGGTTGACACTCCGTTTCAAGTTGTTTACGAGCCTGAAGAGTTTCGGGATATGGTGGAGTTTTTGTCAGGACATAAGGTAATATTGGTAGATACACCGGGAGTATCAGTTTCTTCTAAGAATATGGAAGAGTTAGTAAAATTCTTAAACGCAGCCGAAACTGTAAATATTTTTACTTTAGATGCGAGCAAAGAGTTAAGTGTTATCAAAAAATACCTCGAAGCTTTTAACGGAATGATTGACGGAATTGCTTTGACAAAACTTGATGAAGTGGATGAAGCGAAACTGATGGAACTGAAGCAAGTCATAGAAGATTATCCGGTTTACTCTGTTTCCTACAGACAAAATTTGACAGAAGGGTTTAGAAGATTATGGCAGTAACGGTAGGAATAGCAAGCGGCAAAGGGGGTGTCGGGAAGACGACTCTAGCCGTTCTATTGGGGCTGACTTCTGCCTTTTACGGTAAGAAGACTCTGATAATTGATACAGACGTCGGAATGGGAAATGTGAATATAATGCTCGG includes the following:
- a CDS encoding FHIPEP family type III secretion protein; its protein translation is NRLLEILKKRYPKLVEDALNAAGLGTIHRVICNLLKEGIPVRDMISILETIADYAPHIKDVDLLTEQVRKSLSKVITSLLKTNGSVKVITLSPKFEEKLKNSIIQTEEGYRITLSPTEIKKLVNEINQLIPRFLEENAIPVLLTSPELRRFVANIIARHIPSLKVIAYDELADNVKVQSLGVVGN